A single genomic interval of Fibrobacter sp. UWB13 harbors:
- a CDS encoding type IV pilus twitching motility protein PilT, translating into MAELRIEQLLREMVNRKASDLHLRVGVPPVYRINGALQRLFDVRIDSAMMDSFLDDIMNRDQKQRFEANKECDFAVGARDMGRFRVNVFRQRGTIAVVIRHIKAVIPAFEDLHLPEVIRDLALTKRGLVLVTGTTGSGKSTTLASMIDYINQKESVNVITVEDPIEYLYKDNVAIISQREIGVDTLSYANALRAALRQDPDVLLVGEIRDLETMQIALTAADTGHMVFATIHTTNAVETIHRVLSMYPPHQHDEVRLLLAEVLAGIISLRLLPTKDGKGRVPAAEILVNTGAIKEYIQDKNKIDMVEQAVAEGHIQYHSQTFDQALLELYQNEQISLETAMNAATNRDDFDLKIRGISGTSDRGWM; encoded by the coding sequence ATGGCTGAACTTCGCATAGAACAGCTCTTGCGCGAGATGGTAAACCGCAAGGCGTCTGACTTGCATTTACGAGTTGGCGTTCCGCCGGTTTACCGTATCAATGGTGCATTGCAAAGACTTTTTGATGTGCGCATCGATAGCGCTATGATGGATTCCTTCTTGGATGATATCATGAACCGCGATCAGAAGCAGCGTTTTGAGGCTAATAAGGAATGCGACTTTGCTGTGGGCGCCCGTGATATGGGACGCTTCCGTGTGAACGTGTTCCGTCAGCGTGGTACAATTGCTGTTGTGATTCGTCATATCAAGGCTGTGATTCCTGCTTTCGAAGATTTGCACTTGCCCGAAGTGATTCGTGACTTGGCTTTGACTAAGCGCGGTCTTGTGCTTGTGACGGGTACGACGGGTTCTGGTAAGTCTACGACGCTTGCTTCAATGATTGACTATATCAATCAGAAAGAATCTGTGAACGTCATTACGGTTGAAGACCCGATCGAATATCTTTATAAAGATAATGTCGCGATTATCTCGCAGCGTGAAATCGGCGTGGATACGCTTTCTTATGCGAATGCGCTCCGTGCAGCGCTCCGTCAGGACCCGGATGTGCTCCTCGTGGGCGAAATTCGTGACCTTGAAACAATGCAGATTGCATTAACCGCTGCTGATACGGGCCACATGGTCTTTGCGACCATCCATACGACGAATGCTGTGGAAACGATTCACCGTGTGCTTTCGATGTATCCGCCGCACCAGCATGATGAAGTGCGTCTTTTGCTTGCGGAAGTCTTGGCAGGCATTATTTCGCTCCGTCTTTTGCCGACGAAGGATGGCAAGGGGCGAGTCCCGGCTGCCGAAATTCTCGTGAATACGGGCGCTATCAAGGAATACATCCAGGACAAAAACAAGATTGACATGGTGGAACAGGCTGTTGCCGAAGGCCACATTCAATACCATAGCCAAACGTTCGACCAGGCACTTTTGGAACTTTACCAAAACGAGCAGATTTCGCTTGAAACGGCAATGAACGCTGCCACGAACCGCGATGACTTTGATCTTAAGATTCGTGGTATTTCTGGTACATCTGATCGCGGCTGGATGTAA
- a CDS encoding carbohydrate-binding domain-containing protein, producing the protein MNKKFLTMGCISSLSLAMYSGCSDSTSAVDFYNVTEEIASSDSQETGSLENPTSSAGNEISSATSSATNSGNVTVSSSSEIVPTSSAINASSASNGTSSAVIASSSSVAPAVNSSSSTIPTVQSSSSVPVAQSSSSAPVTQSSSSTQPEQVSGNTGERPVITYAASGATVANTNNCVTATGGTVTITCGGEYDFSGSYSGSDAQILVNTAKTDSSVYLNMKGLTLTNTADAPIYVQKASKTFVVAKNGTTNTFTDGSSRTKTYNYTNDSGEAKTDTTGACIYAKDDLTIKGEGTLIVKANYNNGIHTSNDLKVKNGLITVNAKNNGLKGKGSVEISGGTINITTTEGDGIKSDTEDATDLANGKGSIEITGGTITVTSAFDGITAANAVVIANGESASPSIKVTAGGGQNCLSLTSSGNGGGFGGGFPGGMGGSSCSPSESMKGIKGDSSITISGGVIDINSRDDGLHSSGTITLSGGTMTIATDDDGVHAEKALYVKDNANVSVTIAYEGMESPDMNFEGGITSVITTDDGWNAAGGTSTTSTGNTGRGGWGGAGGGMGGSTGSLKVTGGYHYIYVGTGDTDGIDSNGGISITGGVIIVECRMNGGMGGMVDSDGTTSITGGKLLGFGTNNSEEGTQYSVSFSTSNYYGSSDIAFKPSFSGSKMVSSVGKPGVVSSVSGMTKTCFGNSTDRCVYTK; encoded by the coding sequence ATGAATAAAAAATTTCTGACCATGGGCTGTATTTCGAGCCTTTCATTAGCAATGTACTCCGGCTGCTCGGACTCGACTTCGGCTGTAGATTTTTACAACGTCACCGAAGAAATCGCCTCCAGCGATAGCCAGGAAACGGGTTCTCTGGAAAATCCAACAAGTAGCGCAGGAAACGAAATCAGCAGTGCAACTAGTAGCGCCACAAATTCGGGCAACGTTACAGTTTCTAGCAGTTCTGAAATTGTTCCGACAAGTAGCGCCATCAACGCAAGTAGTGCAAGCAACGGCACAAGCAGCGCCGTAATCGCATCTTCAAGCAGCGTTGCCCCGGCCGTCAATTCAAGCAGCTCGACGATACCGACCGTACAGAGTTCCTCTAGCGTTCCTGTTGCACAAAGCTCTTCGAGCGCTCCTGTTACGCAAAGTTCCTCCAGCACTCAGCCTGAACAGGTTAGTGGCAACACCGGGGAACGCCCTGTAATCACTTACGCCGCAAGTGGCGCAACGGTCGCCAATACAAATAACTGCGTCACCGCTACGGGCGGTACAGTTACCATTACTTGCGGCGGCGAATACGACTTTAGCGGTTCTTACAGCGGTAGCGATGCCCAGATTCTCGTGAACACAGCCAAAACGGACTCCTCAGTTTACTTGAACATGAAGGGCCTCACGCTCACAAACACCGCGGACGCCCCGATTTACGTGCAAAAAGCAAGCAAGACTTTTGTCGTTGCCAAAAACGGCACGACCAACACGTTCACGGACGGTTCTTCGCGCACCAAGACTTACAACTACACCAATGACTCCGGCGAAGCCAAGACCGATACGACGGGCGCTTGCATTTACGCCAAGGATGACCTGACCATCAAAGGCGAAGGTACGCTTATCGTCAAGGCCAACTACAACAACGGTATCCATACCAGCAACGACTTGAAAGTGAAAAACGGCCTCATCACCGTGAACGCCAAGAATAACGGCCTCAAGGGTAAAGGCTCCGTCGAAATCAGCGGCGGTACAATCAATATCACCACGACCGAAGGCGACGGCATCAAGAGCGATACCGAGGACGCAACTGATTTGGCAAACGGCAAGGGTTCCATCGAAATCACAGGTGGTACAATCACCGTCACATCCGCTTTTGACGGCATCACGGCAGCTAACGCCGTTGTCATTGCCAATGGCGAATCTGCATCCCCGAGCATCAAGGTTACAGCTGGCGGCGGCCAAAACTGCCTCAGCCTCACCTCCTCTGGTAATGGAGGCGGATTCGGCGGCGGATTCCCAGGCGGCATGGGTGGAAGCTCCTGCTCCCCGAGCGAAAGCATGAAGGGCATCAAGGGCGATTCAAGCATAACCATCAGCGGTGGCGTTATTGACATCAACAGCCGTGATGATGGTCTCCACAGCAGTGGCACGATTACTCTCAGCGGCGGCACAATGACCATCGCTACAGACGACGACGGTGTTCACGCCGAAAAAGCACTCTACGTCAAGGACAACGCCAACGTGAGCGTGACCATCGCCTACGAAGGTATGGAATCTCCGGACATGAACTTTGAAGGCGGCATCACAAGCGTGATCACCACGGACGACGGCTGGAATGCAGCCGGCGGCACAAGCACGACCTCCACAGGCAACACAGGTCGCGGCGGCTGGGGCGGAGCAGGCGGAGGCATGGGCGGTAGCACAGGTTCGCTCAAGGTCACAGGCGGTTACCACTACATCTACGTCGGCACAGGCGACACAGACGGCATTGACAGCAATGGCGGCATCAGCATCACCGGCGGTGTCATCATCGTGGAATGCCGCATGAACGGCGGCATGGGCGGTATGGTCGATTCGGACGGAACGACATCGATTACAGGCGGCAAGTTGCTCGGATTCGGCACAAACAATTCCGAAGAAGGTACGCAGTACAGCGTTAGCTTCTCGACCAGCAATTACTACGGCTCTTCGGACATTGCATTCAAACCGAGCTTCTCGGGCAGCAAGATGGTCTCTAGCGTAGGTAAGCCGGGCGTCGTGAGCAGCGTGAGCGGCATGACCAAGACCTGCTTTGGGAACAGCACCGATCGCTGCGTTTATACGAAGTAG
- a CDS encoding capsule assembly Wzi family protein → MSCFLLVAGVSESFAASPVIEPEHSRNLRNLETAPMLFEYHRQTTGNNLQYFTYPRRDTTFRKNFTKTESNALLYFDNVHGAGILGNGLSVKDTIPRIAIAASIIGGIDYRSGESLGDQVWTGRDYRVSNKSIGDTIWPGVDGGIYLRGFVDSVDFFLDARIYSEGHSAKSPKSFDGEFLEVQHEENNSGVEYTSYARYRTHFAFNYDWLRLDFGRDVMHWGPGYYNNLSLNQFALPYNMLSLDMMIGPLRVMSFYADLRIYNNSMSMSNKTTRNLFGHRYELAVGNATFGISELQVLYDNMKPWLFIPTAPLFMEKGNYSENSNNGSISFDFNYRLFNAVRLYTEFFLDDMESPISLIRNDNIEAKWAWMAGFQAGHDFYYKGHKIEAGTIFEYARVEPYVYTHFEKNTAQVAHLGFPLGNQGGPNSRTIDWNVFARLDGHIFASVRQTWFWKGTDYGSAVNDTTPKNHLKIPKKFLDGAKLQYMLSPAICYEGLRFSFLGELTLIDDKKAYIRAGFKW, encoded by the coding sequence TTGTCTTGTTTTTTACTGGTTGCGGGCGTAAGCGAATCTTTTGCTGCATCCCCGGTTATTGAACCGGAACATTCTCGTAACTTGCGTAATCTGGAAACCGCTCCGATGTTGTTCGAATACCATCGACAGACGACAGGAAACAACCTCCAGTATTTTACTTATCCGCGCAGGGATACGACATTCCGCAAGAATTTCACGAAAACGGAAAGCAACGCTCTTCTCTATTTTGATAATGTTCATGGAGCGGGGATTTTAGGGAATGGGCTTTCTGTTAAAGATACGATTCCGAGAATTGCTATTGCGGCTAGTATTATTGGCGGCATTGATTATCGTAGTGGAGAATCACTCGGCGACCAGGTTTGGACAGGGCGTGATTATCGTGTTTCTAATAAATCCATTGGTGATACGATTTGGCCGGGCGTTGATGGCGGTATTTACTTGCGCGGCTTTGTGGATTCTGTGGACTTCTTCTTGGATGCCCGAATTTATAGCGAAGGGCATTCCGCCAAGTCTCCGAAATCTTTTGATGGTGAATTTTTGGAAGTTCAGCACGAAGAAAATAATTCCGGTGTGGAATACACAAGCTATGCCCGTTACCGTACACATTTTGCTTTTAACTATGACTGGTTGCGTTTGGACTTTGGCCGAGACGTGATGCACTGGGGCCCGGGCTACTACAATAACTTGTCCTTGAACCAGTTTGCGCTTCCGTATAATATGTTGAGCCTCGACATGATGATTGGCCCTCTCCGCGTGATGAGTTTTTATGCGGACTTGCGCATTTACAATAACAGCATGAGCATGTCGAACAAGACTACGCGAAATCTTTTTGGTCATCGCTATGAACTTGCTGTAGGGAATGCAACGTTTGGTATCAGCGAACTCCAGGTGCTTTACGACAATATGAAACCATGGCTTTTTATTCCGACCGCACCGCTGTTTATGGAAAAGGGGAATTATTCTGAAAACAGCAATAACGGATCCATTTCTTTTGACTTCAACTACCGCTTGTTTAATGCGGTGCGCCTTTATACGGAATTTTTCCTGGATGATATGGAATCCCCGATTAGCTTGATCCGTAATGACAACATTGAAGCGAAATGGGCTTGGATGGCGGGTTTCCAGGCGGGTCATGATTTTTATTACAAAGGACACAAGATTGAAGCGGGTACGATTTTTGAATACGCCCGTGTAGAACCTTATGTGTACACGCACTTTGAAAAGAATACTGCTCAAGTGGCGCATCTCGGATTCCCGTTGGGTAACCAGGGTGGTCCGAACAGCAGAACGATTGACTGGAATGTCTTTGCGCGTTTGGATGGACATATCTTTGCTTCTGTTCGCCAGACGTGGTTCTGGAAGGGAACGGATTATGGTAGCGCTGTGAACGATACGACACCAAAGAATCATTTAAAAATTCCCAAGAAGTTCCTCGATGGTGCCAAACTTCAGTATATGCTGTCTCCTGCGATTTGCTATGAAGGCTTGCGCTTCTCGTTCTTGGGTGAACTGACGTTGATTGATGATAAAAAAGCGTATATCCGCGCTGGATTCAAGTGGTAG
- a CDS encoding DnaA/Hda family protein, with protein MDNTVSLLDIAESPWQQVLDRVRSECKDFFGAVILDALGYEGMCNGYALLTVPDELRENWVNSHYGDLLRKSFTAVFGSEFVDYRIRQIAPSDPIPEIKLTMPVIPRPEKKKAEVKRPKQPLALYARYTFENFVEGECNSTAFRACQAVAENPGDPALNPLFVYGESGLGKTHLLQSIAAKIQKSRPEASIVYCHAYDFLRDATAMASALHNKTGNVRELAQKFRERYELCDVLLLDDVQLLEKGLWTQDRLAILIKHLRAEGKQVVISCDRHPNLFKVVDTDNESRGLSRSSIPSISKKLLAPLASCVAVGIDEPDLATRMNLISKKSEDLPFAKADREEICRYLSMPPRKNVRLIEGLLNFLGAMNMFCKADLNLNGVKRLVAPSEHSGHVELTAKNIIEAVAMDYRVEVCELSSKRQSAAISMPRKVAMFLCRELTTDSLQNIGAMFCRDYATVIAAINSLKKQMETDASLARRVQDIRYMLEA; from the coding sequence GTGGATAATACTGTTTCTTTGTTGGATATTGCAGAGTCGCCCTGGCAACAGGTGCTCGACCGCGTGCGTTCGGAATGCAAGGACTTTTTTGGTGCCGTAATTCTCGACGCTCTTGGTTATGAGGGAATGTGCAATGGTTATGCCTTGCTCACTGTTCCTGACGAGCTTCGCGAGAACTGGGTGAATTCCCATTATGGCGATTTGTTGCGCAAGTCCTTTACGGCTGTATTTGGTAGTGAATTTGTTGATTATCGCATCCGTCAGATTGCTCCTTCGGACCCGATTCCCGAAATCAAGCTCACGATGCCTGTTATTCCGCGTCCAGAGAAAAAGAAGGCCGAGGTTAAGCGCCCGAAGCAGCCTTTGGCTCTTTATGCCCGCTATACTTTTGAAAACTTTGTCGAAGGGGAGTGCAATTCTACGGCTTTCCGCGCTTGCCAGGCGGTTGCCGAAAATCCGGGTGACCCGGCTTTGAATCCGCTTTTTGTCTATGGCGAAAGCGGCCTTGGCAAGACGCACTTGCTGCAGTCCATTGCCGCAAAAATCCAGAAGAGCCGCCCGGAAGCATCCATTGTCTATTGCCACGCTTATGACTTTTTGCGTGATGCAACGGCTATGGCGTCTGCACTCCACAACAAGACGGGCAATGTGCGCGAGCTTGCGCAGAAGTTCCGCGAACGCTATGAACTTTGCGATGTGCTTTTGCTCGACGATGTGCAGCTTTTGGAAAAAGGCCTCTGGACGCAGGACCGCCTTGCTATTTTGATTAAGCATTTGCGCGCTGAAGGCAAGCAGGTCGTGATTTCTTGCGACCGCCATCCGAACCTGTTTAAGGTTGTCGATACGGATAATGAATCTCGTGGTTTATCCAGATCTTCGATTCCGAGCATTTCCAAGAAGCTCCTTGCTCCGCTTGCCTCCTGTGTGGCTGTGGGCATTGACGAACCGGACCTTGCAACCCGTATGAACTTGATTAGCAAGAAGTCCGAGGACTTGCCGTTTGCAAAGGCTGACCGCGAAGAAATTTGCCGTTACCTCTCGATGCCGCCGCGCAAGAACGTGCGCCTGATTGAAGGTCTCTTGAACTTCCTCGGTGCGATGAACATGTTCTGCAAGGCAGATTTGAACTTGAATGGCGTGAAGCGCCTCGTGGCTCCGTCGGAACATAGCGGCCATGTGGAACTCACTGCCAAGAACATTATTGAAGCGGTAGCTATGGATTACCGTGTCGAGGTCTGTGAACTCTCGTCCAAGCGCCAGTCTGCCGCGATTTCTATGCCCCGCAAGGTGGCGATGTTCCTTTGCCGCGAACTTACGACCGATTCGCTCCAGAATATCGGTGCGATGTTCTGCAGGGACTATGCCACTGTAATCGCCGCCATTAATTCCCTGAAAAAGCAGATGGAAACGGATGCGTCCCTCGCAAGGCGCGTTCAAGATATCCGTTATATGCTGGAAGCCTAG
- a CDS encoding NAD(P)H-binding protein: MIALLTGGAGVVGKALCRELIARGVCVRVLTLPGDSLAKSLPSEVDVRYGDVTDLDSIRDAFENVDVVYHLAAILLSTKRGAFEHVNTDGTRNVLEASKLAGVRRFLYVSSISVTYPILTPYGESKKKGEALVQASGLDWTIVRPTLVIGDGGGVEFNMFRDYVKRFPVYFMPGGGMCLKRPVRSVDLVKGIAVAGLMKSAVGKTYALAGSTVMTMAEMAKHVLTDAGIHHLMVPLPWWISKRLAVLKNWIGGKRVSAEQALAGFLYDAAPSIDEAERDLDYHPGCPF, translated from the coding sequence ATGATTGCTCTTTTAACGGGTGGCGCCGGCGTCGTAGGGAAGGCGTTGTGCCGGGAACTAATAGCACGGGGAGTGTGTGTCCGCGTCTTGACGCTTCCGGGCGATTCTTTGGCGAAGTCCTTACCGAGCGAGGTGGACGTCCGTTATGGCGATGTGACCGATTTAGATTCTATCCGAGATGCGTTTGAAAACGTCGATGTCGTCTATCACTTGGCGGCAATTCTTTTATCTACAAAACGCGGTGCTTTTGAACACGTAAATACGGATGGCACGCGAAATGTGCTCGAAGCTAGCAAGCTTGCAGGCGTCCGCCGTTTCCTCTATGTTTCAAGTATTTCGGTGACATACCCGATACTCACGCCGTATGGCGAAAGCAAAAAGAAGGGCGAGGCTTTGGTGCAGGCTTCTGGACTCGACTGGACGATTGTGCGTCCGACGCTTGTGATTGGCGATGGGGGCGGTGTGGAGTTCAACATGTTCCGCGATTACGTAAAGCGTTTCCCAGTCTATTTTATGCCGGGTGGCGGCATGTGCTTAAAACGCCCGGTCCGCAGCGTGGACTTGGTCAAGGGAATTGCCGTGGCGGGACTTATGAAAAGTGCCGTGGGAAAGACCTACGCCCTTGCGGGTTCAACGGTAATGACGATGGCGGAAATGGCTAAGCATGTGCTGACCGACGCCGGGATACACCACCTGATGGTTCCGCTCCCGTGGTGGATATCGAAGCGCCTTGCTGTCTTGAAAAACTGGATTGGTGGCAAGCGCGTGTCTGCCGAGCAGGCTTTGGCGGGATTTCTGTACGATGCAGCCCCGTCCATTGATGAGGCTGAACGAGATCTCGACTACCATCCGGGCTGCCCTTTCTAG
- a CDS encoding U32 family peptidase C-terminal domain-containing protein, with the protein MKKPELLAPAGDLVRMKYAFAYGADAVYAGQPAFSLRARENGFKNLDDLAEGIAYAHEHGKKFYLTSNVIPRNVKVESFQRALNAALELKPDALIVADPGFVGWLLKEHPETEVHLSVQANTTNYLAASFWKNLGVRRIILSRELRLSEILEIKKQVPDLELEVFVHGAVCMAMSGRCMLSNWVTHRDANQGACDNSCRMPYRLYANSGPQVEDYREHEGSFALQRTDRPELDPIALDEDTWGTYFMSSRDLCALDVIPELVAGGLDSFKIEGRTRSVYYLSQVVRAYRMAIDAVAEGMPVPEESRRAITFVDGRGFMPGFLRGPLPQNYEATHVDAAGGCVAAQIKDFDEATGACLVNVKNPFSMDDTLELMTPDGMQKCEVEEMLDFRGAAADRLNPGTEGRVFLGKNTLNSEKNSKFGFLVKRANS; encoded by the coding sequence ATGAAAAAGCCAGAACTTTTAGCACCTGCGGGTGACCTTGTACGAATGAAGTATGCATTTGCCTATGGTGCAGATGCTGTTTATGCTGGGCAGCCGGCGTTCTCGCTGCGTGCTCGCGAAAACGGTTTCAAAAATCTCGATGACCTTGCCGAAGGCATTGCCTATGCGCATGAACATGGCAAGAAGTTCTACCTCACGAGTAACGTGATTCCGCGAAACGTGAAGGTGGAATCGTTCCAGAGAGCTTTGAATGCTGCTTTGGAACTTAAACCGGATGCCTTGATTGTGGCTGACCCTGGCTTTGTGGGCTGGCTTTTGAAAGAACATCCTGAAACCGAAGTTCACTTGTCTGTGCAGGCGAATACGACAAACTATCTTGCAGCTTCGTTCTGGAAAAATCTGGGCGTTCGTCGTATCATCTTGAGCCGTGAACTTCGCCTGTCTGAAATTTTGGAGATAAAGAAACAAGTTCCAGACCTTGAACTTGAAGTGTTCGTTCATGGTGCCGTTTGTATGGCTATGTCTGGCCGTTGCATGCTTTCGAACTGGGTAACGCATCGCGATGCCAACCAGGGCGCTTGCGATAACAGTTGCCGCATGCCTTATCGCTTATATGCGAACTCCGGTCCTCAGGTCGAGGACTATCGCGAACATGAGGGTTCGTTTGCGCTCCAGCGTACCGATCGCCCGGAACTTGACCCGATTGCGCTCGACGAAGATACGTGGGGCACCTACTTTATGAGTAGCCGCGACCTTTGCGCTCTGGATGTGATTCCGGAACTCGTGGCGGGTGGGCTTGATTCGTTCAAGATTGAAGGCCGTACGCGTTCTGTGTATTACTTGAGCCAGGTCGTGCGCGCTTATCGCATGGCTATTGACGCCGTTGCAGAAGGAATGCCCGTGCCCGAAGAAAGCCGCCGTGCGATAACCTTTGTTGATGGGCGAGGCTTTATGCCTGGATTCTTGCGTGGACCGTTGCCGCAGAACTATGAAGCGACGCATGTGGATGCCGCTGGTGGCTGCGTTGCTGCCCAGATTAAGGATTTTGATGAAGCTACGGGGGCATGCCTCGTGAACGTGAAAAATCCTTTCTCTATGGATGATACGTTGGAACTCATGACTCCTGATGGCATGCAGAAGTGCGAAGTCGAGGAAATGCTGGATTTCCGCGGCGCTGCCGCAGATCGGTTAAATCCGGGAACGGAAGGACGCGTTTTCCTAGGAAAAAACACCTTAAATAGCGAAAAAAACTCCAAATTTGGCTTTCTTGTGAAACGTGCAAATTCATAA